One window from the genome of Fervidobacterium thailandense encodes:
- a CDS encoding iron-containing alcohol dehydrogenase, which produces MWEKKVNIYNVFELRCKTTCYFGVGAIEKFKDITEWFADEGIRKVIVISDPVAYKVTGAWDKVEKFLKEKGIEYVVYDKVTPNPTTTQIDEATKLGLEFGAQAVIGIGGGSPIDTAKSVAILLEYTDKTGAELYEGKFIPKKAKPIIAINTTHGTGTEVDRFAVASILEKEYKPAIAYDCIYPTFAIDDPQLMVTLPAKQTLYTTIDALNHITEASTTIARSPYSILLAKETVRLIATYLPQALSNPNDLNARYYLLYASAIAGISFDNGLLHFTHALEHPLSAVKPELPHGLGLAMLLPAVIKEIYPATAEILAEVYEPIVPGLKGVPGEAEIIARKVEEWLFAMGITQKLSDEGFTENDVPKLTHLAMTTPSLGLLLSMAPIKAEQEVVERIYRNSLRRMQ; this is translated from the coding sequence ATGTGGGAAAAGAAGGTTAACATCTACAACGTCTTCGAGCTCAGATGCAAAACTACATGCTACTTTGGAGTAGGTGCTATCGAAAAGTTTAAAGACATCACGGAATGGTTCGCCGACGAGGGTATAAGGAAGGTTATTGTCATTTCAGATCCTGTGGCTTATAAGGTCACGGGTGCGTGGGACAAGGTGGAGAAGTTTTTGAAGGAAAAGGGGATTGAATACGTAGTCTACGACAAAGTAACGCCTAACCCAACTACCACACAAATTGACGAGGCAACTAAGCTTGGGCTGGAATTTGGTGCACAGGCCGTTATAGGTATCGGTGGAGGAAGTCCAATAGATACGGCTAAAAGCGTTGCCATTCTTTTGGAGTACACAGACAAGACCGGTGCGGAACTTTACGAAGGAAAATTCATCCCAAAGAAGGCCAAACCGATAATCGCAATTAATACCACACACGGTACTGGAACGGAAGTTGATAGATTTGCCGTAGCGTCGATCCTTGAAAAAGAATACAAACCAGCCATTGCCTACGATTGTATTTACCCGACCTTCGCCATCGATGATCCACAGTTGATGGTTACACTTCCAGCAAAACAAACGCTGTACACAACGATCGATGCGCTTAATCACATCACCGAAGCTTCAACGACAATAGCCAGAAGTCCCTATTCAATTTTGCTGGCTAAGGAAACTGTTAGACTTATCGCAACTTACCTGCCACAGGCATTGAGTAATCCAAACGATCTAAACGCAAGGTACTACCTTCTGTATGCGTCCGCTATCGCAGGAATTTCATTTGACAACGGCCTCCTTCACTTCACCCACGCTCTTGAACATCCACTGAGTGCTGTTAAACCAGAGCTACCGCACGGATTAGGACTCGCCATGTTACTTCCGGCCGTTATAAAGGAAATTTATCCTGCTACTGCCGAAATACTCGCGGAAGTCTACGAACCCATAGTCCCTGGTCTGAAGGGTGTTCCTGGTGAGGCAGAGATTATCGCAAGAAAAGTTGAAGAATGGTTGTTTGCGATGGGAATCACTCAAAAACTCAGCGACGAAGGTTTCACTGAAAACGACGTACCAAAATTAACACATCTGGCAATGACCACACCGTCACTGGGGCTGCTACTTAGCATGGCTCCGATAAAAGCCGAGCAAGAGGTTGTGGAACGTATTTATAGAAATTCGCTCAGGAGGATGCAATAA
- a CDS encoding metallophosphoesterase family protein, which yields MKLLHTSDWHLGKKPSGSDRYSETRYEDYFKAAEYVVDRAIELGVDVFIIAGDLFDSNKIDAETLYRAEVLLTKLKDNSIRTLAIAGNHDRAYESESWIRYLEKRELIECPEVCKDGETYQFKTFDIHGFKIYGIQYFGELTSEVLAELAKRLDGNNNVVICHTAISNWKTEDVLLPGCVTKDVVDLFSGKVRYFAAGHFHSFSAYPENSPFFFIPGSLEYWDLYEDDEKGFIVYDLENGTYDFYPSYKRKRSIHKVLSTELYEYAEKLNVDEGELVILKVQISHDGCYKTDEVKKLLMQKGALHVQIDLEYDNVSKIDFKRSTFSKEMLERMIISSWRNPFSTSDQNINQTHEFIKWAKSIIAEASVDTSILFERFDALLDFILGDGKDDN from the coding sequence GTGAAATTACTCCACACATCCGACTGGCACTTAGGGAAGAAACCAAGCGGATCGGATCGATATTCCGAAACAAGGTATGAGGACTACTTTAAGGCAGCCGAGTACGTGGTCGATCGCGCGATTGAGTTGGGTGTTGATGTCTTCATCATCGCTGGTGATCTTTTTGACTCAAACAAGATAGACGCGGAGACACTGTACAGGGCTGAGGTATTACTGACCAAGTTGAAAGATAATAGCATACGTACACTTGCTATCGCTGGAAACCACGACAGGGCATACGAGAGTGAATCCTGGATAAGGTACTTGGAAAAGAGGGAATTGATTGAGTGTCCGGAAGTTTGCAAAGATGGTGAAACTTACCAATTCAAAACCTTCGACATCCACGGCTTCAAAATCTACGGAATCCAGTATTTCGGCGAGCTGACCAGTGAAGTCCTTGCAGAATTGGCCAAAAGACTTGATGGGAATAACAACGTGGTTATCTGCCACACAGCGATAAGTAACTGGAAAACAGAGGATGTACTTTTGCCAGGTTGCGTAACAAAAGACGTGGTGGATCTTTTTTCTGGAAAAGTACGATATTTTGCCGCAGGACATTTTCACTCGTTCAGTGCGTATCCGGAGAATTCTCCGTTCTTCTTTATACCGGGTAGCTTGGAATACTGGGATCTGTACGAGGATGATGAGAAGGGGTTTATTGTGTACGATCTTGAAAATGGAACGTACGACTTCTACCCTTCGTACAAACGCAAAAGGAGTATTCATAAAGTCCTGTCTACGGAGCTTTATGAGTATGCGGAGAAGTTGAACGTGGATGAGGGTGAGTTGGTGATTCTAAAAGTCCAGATTTCTCACGATGGGTGTTATAAAACCGATGAGGTTAAGAAGCTTTTAATGCAAAAAGGAGCGCTCCATGTGCAGATTGACCTTGAGTACGATAACGTTTCCAAAATCGATTTTAAACGCTCCACGTTCAGCAAAGAGATGCTTGAGAGAATGATCATATCTTCGTGGAGAAATCCGTTCTCTACCTCCGATCAAAATATAAACCAGACTCACGAATTTATCAAGTGGGCTAAGTCGATTATTGCAGAGGCGTCTGTCGATACAAGCATACTCTTTGAAAGATTTGACGCACTTCTTGACTTCATCTTGGGGGATGGGAAGGATGATAATTAA
- a CDS encoding AAA family ATPase: MIIKKITLENFKIHLNREFSFEPGINVIVGKNGAGKTSIVEAIGVALLWKTEKSLSSLVSRVGGNNKKTFTVSLEFVGNDGVEYVLIRKFNPSQHILKTKDGIILATDEVNVTEKVSKLIGLEGANLVELYSNIVCAYQNKLTDIFQRKRENAELLNRILETEVYDKISEQFRSVEREYENKYKNLDDLEQIFEVEIKKFEGVEEKLQKAKEFYNSLTEQIQLAEEEVSKLKKEREEVLAKTEELDKLEGELRNIKTELKTRTEQLRTLKNDLVQSQQAKERLKLLESDYKKFREIEANLRQLRDELNKAYQMSQKKAELENKVVELKKEQEYILNRLEEKESQIRETNEMIFVKTGELQSLRGQLEEKVVQLKETTKLRIELQSRLKEFEVKYEEYSRILDKTKTLKKELEQVGDVEKDIAALTKEIEELERQRRLLNDVIKVESEIVTEKSRLESEISRIKETMEKLSSGLCPILKDQCQNLRLLGGLEKFVESNTAQLKEYNEKLTKLREQLDEIAVAKNKIESVDLGIRKSLEERAKLLQLKEQLNAKKLELEHLEVQIREFEKDGSLLENKEKMQRELEYIVSQEARLDSEIKHLNLQISNLEGDIKNFNDRAAEISKEISNLEARKRNVEDELLELEKKLREFGEIERKIKELEDQVRIFEEDLLQLRPKYEEYISTEPLASRTEDLEKRKSELLKSVQELSERLNELENTLRNFESREALENKRKSVEKRLEELSNELAGLKEKMGSCKKELENLEKQLEEKEEKMLKLNELKVQKERCLRKLELTKEFREKLKRMGAEITSTLVDTISKIATQTYRVISGKNEEIRIDTAEKNFVFLLRDEQDNEREFSLLSGGEQVSVAIALRIALAKTLTKSDLYILDEPTINLDVERRKAFAENLKNFFGQFGQVLIITHDEEFKDMGYHVLEV; the protein is encoded by the coding sequence ATGATAATTAAGAAAATCACGCTTGAAAATTTCAAAATTCACTTGAACAGGGAATTTTCGTTCGAGCCTGGGATAAACGTGATCGTTGGAAAGAATGGAGCTGGTAAGACCTCTATTGTTGAGGCTATCGGTGTGGCACTGCTTTGGAAGACTGAAAAATCGTTAAGCAGCCTTGTTTCCAGAGTAGGTGGAAATAACAAGAAGACTTTTACAGTTTCCCTGGAGTTTGTTGGGAATGACGGAGTAGAGTATGTTCTCATTAGAAAATTTAACCCTTCACAACACATCTTGAAAACCAAGGATGGCATAATTTTAGCAACGGATGAAGTAAATGTGACCGAAAAGGTAAGTAAGCTTATAGGTTTGGAAGGGGCCAATCTTGTGGAACTTTACAGTAATATCGTCTGTGCGTATCAAAACAAGCTGACGGACATCTTTCAGCGTAAACGGGAAAATGCGGAGCTACTCAACAGAATTCTTGAAACAGAAGTTTACGACAAAATATCAGAGCAGTTCCGCTCGGTTGAGAGAGAATACGAAAACAAGTATAAAAACCTTGACGATCTCGAACAGATATTCGAGGTCGAAATTAAAAAATTCGAAGGCGTTGAAGAAAAACTCCAGAAGGCTAAGGAATTTTACAACAGTCTTACTGAACAAATCCAACTTGCTGAGGAAGAGGTTAGCAAATTGAAAAAGGAAAGGGAAGAAGTTCTGGCGAAAACAGAGGAACTTGACAAATTGGAAGGAGAGCTAAGAAATATCAAAACAGAGTTAAAAACTCGTACCGAGCAACTCAGAACTCTGAAAAACGATCTGGTTCAATCGCAGCAAGCAAAGGAAAGACTGAAACTCTTGGAAAGTGATTACAAAAAATTTAGAGAGATCGAGGCAAACTTGAGGCAGTTAAGAGATGAGCTTAACAAAGCTTACCAAATGTCCCAGAAGAAGGCTGAACTTGAGAACAAAGTGGTTGAGCTCAAAAAGGAGCAAGAATACATTCTAAACCGATTAGAGGAGAAGGAATCCCAAATTCGGGAGACCAACGAGATGATCTTCGTGAAGACTGGTGAACTCCAATCCCTACGCGGACAACTCGAAGAAAAAGTTGTCCAGCTTAAGGAAACAACAAAGCTCCGAATCGAGCTACAGAGTCGACTGAAAGAGTTTGAGGTAAAGTACGAGGAATACTCAAGGATTTTGGATAAAACGAAAACTTTGAAGAAAGAACTTGAGCAAGTAGGAGATGTTGAAAAAGATATCGCCGCGCTTACTAAAGAAATCGAAGAACTTGAGAGGCAACGACGCTTGTTAAACGACGTTATCAAAGTAGAATCGGAGATTGTGACCGAGAAATCGCGCTTGGAGAGTGAGATTTCCAGGATTAAGGAAACTATGGAAAAACTCTCATCCGGATTGTGCCCGATCCTGAAGGACCAGTGTCAAAATCTGAGACTGCTTGGGGGACTCGAAAAGTTCGTGGAAAGTAACACCGCGCAATTAAAAGAATACAACGAAAAACTTACCAAGTTGCGAGAGCAGCTGGATGAAATAGCTGTTGCGAAAAACAAAATTGAGTCTGTAGATCTGGGTATTCGAAAAAGCCTTGAAGAACGTGCTAAGTTACTCCAGTTGAAAGAGCAACTCAATGCAAAAAAGTTGGAACTGGAGCATCTGGAAGTGCAAATACGTGAATTTGAGAAAGACGGATCACTTCTGGAGAACAAAGAGAAAATGCAGCGAGAGTTGGAATATATTGTTAGTCAGGAGGCACGTTTGGATAGCGAGATCAAACACTTGAACCTCCAAATTTCGAATTTGGAAGGAGATATTAAAAATTTCAACGATCGTGCTGCGGAGATTTCAAAAGAGATAAGCAATTTGGAAGCGCGTAAGCGTAATGTGGAAGACGAGCTCTTAGAACTTGAAAAGAAACTCCGAGAGTTCGGTGAGATTGAACGAAAGATTAAAGAACTTGAAGATCAGGTTAGAATTTTCGAGGAAGACCTTCTGCAACTGCGTCCAAAATACGAAGAGTACATATCAACCGAACCATTGGCATCAAGAACCGAAGATTTGGAAAAGCGGAAGTCAGAGCTTTTGAAATCAGTACAGGAACTGTCCGAAAGACTCAACGAACTGGAAAATACTTTGAGGAATTTTGAAAGTAGGGAAGCGCTTGAGAATAAGAGAAAGAGCGTTGAAAAACGGTTGGAGGAACTGAGTAACGAATTAGCTGGACTAAAAGAGAAAATGGGTTCATGCAAAAAAGAACTTGAAAACCTTGAAAAACAGCTGGAGGAGAAAGAGGAAAAAATGCTAAAACTTAATGAATTGAAAGTTCAAAAGGAAAGGTGTCTACGAAAGTTGGAACTAACCAAAGAATTTCGCGAGAAACTTAAGCGAATGGGGGCTGAAATTACTTCCACATTGGTCGATACGATTTCAAAAATAGCCACGCAGACTTACCGTGTGATAAGCGGGAAAAACGAAGAAATTAGAATAGATACTGCCGAAAAGAACTTTGTGTTTTTGCTTAGAGATGAACAAGACAACGAGAGAGAGTTTTCACTACTTTCTGGTGGTGAACAGGTGAGTGTTGCTATAGCACTTCGCATAGCGTTGGCCAAGACACTCACAAAATCTGACCTTTACATCCTCGACGAGCCTACGATAAACTTGGATGTTGAAAGGCGGAAAGCGTTCGCGGAGAATCTTAAGAACTTCTTCGGACAGTTCGGCCAAGTTTTGATTATTACGCACGACGAGGAATTTAAGGACATGGGGTACCATGTGCTGGAAGTTTGA
- a CDS encoding TrpB-like pyridoxal phosphate-dependent enzyme has protein sequence MREVVYLRPEELPRYYYNVLADLPFELDPPLDPQTRQSVKPEQLLRIFPEPLVEQEVSKDRFIPIPEPVLQEYALYRPTPLIRAHRLEEYLGTKTKIYFKYEGTSPTGSHKVNTALAQAFYNKLVGTKMLVTETGAGQWGSALSYAGKKFGLKVKVFMVKVSYEQKPFRKSLMKLFGGEAIPSPSTETEIGRSFPEDHPGSLGIAISEAIHTVLQTPNAKYALGSVLNHVLLHQTIIGLELKKQLELLNIQPDVIVACHGGGSNFGGTVLPFVPDVLSGKKLRIVAVEPESCPSLTNGQYTYDFGDTAGLTPLLKMYTLGKDFVPPAIHAGGLRYHGASPIVSKLYHEKLIEAVAVSQEKVFEAARLFATLEGIVPAPESAHAIAHVIDEAKLNENKTVIFTLSGHGYFDLNAYV, from the coding sequence ATGAGGGAAGTTGTTTACTTAAGGCCGGAGGAACTACCGAGGTACTATTACAACGTTCTTGCGGATCTTCCGTTCGAACTTGATCCACCACTCGATCCACAGACAAGGCAATCTGTGAAGCCTGAACAACTACTCAGGATTTTTCCTGAACCACTTGTTGAACAAGAAGTTTCCAAGGACAGATTTATACCCATCCCGGAACCCGTACTTCAAGAGTACGCACTGTACAGGCCTACACCACTTATCCGCGCTCATAGACTTGAGGAATACTTAGGAACGAAGACCAAGATCTACTTCAAATACGAAGGTACGAGTCCTACGGGAAGTCATAAGGTGAACACCGCTCTTGCACAGGCCTTTTACAACAAACTTGTTGGAACTAAAATGCTCGTAACGGAAACTGGAGCTGGTCAATGGGGGAGTGCCTTATCTTACGCCGGAAAGAAGTTTGGTTTGAAGGTCAAAGTCTTCATGGTAAAGGTAAGCTATGAGCAAAAACCATTCCGAAAATCCCTGATGAAACTTTTCGGTGGTGAAGCGATACCAAGTCCCAGTACGGAAACGGAGATAGGACGCTCTTTCCCAGAAGATCATCCCGGTAGTCTTGGAATAGCAATTTCCGAAGCTATTCACACAGTCTTGCAAACACCAAACGCAAAGTACGCGCTCGGAAGTGTATTGAACCACGTCTTGCTTCACCAGACAATCATTGGCCTTGAACTTAAAAAACAACTTGAACTTCTCAACATCCAGCCGGACGTTATCGTAGCATGCCATGGTGGTGGTTCAAACTTTGGTGGAACCGTACTCCCATTTGTACCGGATGTTCTCTCTGGAAAGAAGCTCAGAATAGTTGCCGTTGAACCAGAATCTTGCCCTTCATTAACAAACGGGCAGTACACTTACGACTTCGGTGATACAGCTGGACTTACACCATTGCTTAAGATGTACACCTTAGGAAAAGACTTTGTCCCTCCAGCAATCCACGCCGGTGGTTTGCGCTACCACGGTGCCTCGCCGATTGTTTCAAAATTGTACCATGAGAAACTAATCGAAGCAGTTGCAGTCTCGCAAGAAAAGGTTTTCGAGGCAGCCAGACTCTTTGCAACCTTGGAAGGAATCGTCCCTGCTCCAGAATCAGCGCATGCTATCGCACATGTGATAGACGAGGCCAAACTGAACGAGAACAAGACCGTTATCTTTACACTCTCTGGACATGGGTATTTTGATCTCAACGCATACGTTTAA
- a CDS encoding methyl-accepting chemotaxis protein — MGVKSLRRRLVIILSAVTGLIFVAGFLLFSLELSEAFTVVAEQSVPILQDIVEGLPKDKLLKLLKDESLPKTYSDNQDFKEINAFLRKKAQRFAFKYLYICRSIDLDKAISELWIDSPEIGSSGFAEPGYVNKMPKIQKSLLHEKGYTFTKVYTEPKWGTLMTIVLPFKVSENVTAYLMADVDVSRVKRIQNIVLITLFVLVGFFLAAFIISANLIFSKSQTIGILAERFAQGDFSKTVETTGYKEIDQVLSHFGNFIEKLKIDIRNIVRYTSDLSSISESLSNVKSSLTESLKILTESVNELEIKVDDANKSYDEVRHATAQLAESASSLAQSVGSIAERADGITNESSLGMKKMEEFGSMISESTNKLQVTSKRVEKLNQELQKVEEVVSGISSIAEQTNLLALNAAIEAARAGEAGRGFAVVADEIRKLAEESKGITLNIINTIKGLVDEIRATGTEIDSSARLMVEVNQMAKTVLETFKSISVSIREISQHLQNLAALSQEQSASSEEINSEVNVFKNLLDSIDTLVMNLEEIMETFKSSSKEFESFAERLTMISEEFKNQVQKYKF, encoded by the coding sequence ATGGGTGTGAAGAGTCTGCGAAGGCGTCTGGTTATTATACTTTCTGCAGTCACTGGGTTAATCTTTGTGGCTGGTTTTCTTCTCTTTTCTCTCGAGCTTTCAGAAGCCTTCACAGTTGTTGCCGAACAAAGCGTCCCCATATTGCAAGATATAGTTGAAGGCTTACCGAAGGATAAGTTACTGAAGCTTCTGAAAGATGAGTCACTTCCTAAGACATACTCGGATAACCAGGACTTTAAGGAAATTAACGCGTTCCTACGAAAGAAGGCACAAAGATTTGCCTTTAAGTACCTCTACATTTGTCGTAGTATTGACTTAGATAAGGCGATCAGTGAGTTGTGGATCGATAGTCCGGAGATCGGAAGTTCTGGCTTTGCCGAGCCGGGCTACGTGAACAAAATGCCAAAGATTCAAAAGTCTCTTCTCCACGAGAAAGGCTATACATTCACGAAGGTTTATACTGAACCCAAATGGGGAACTTTGATGACAATAGTGCTTCCATTCAAAGTCTCAGAGAATGTAACAGCGTACTTAATGGCGGATGTAGATGTGTCGAGAGTAAAGAGGATTCAAAACATAGTCTTGATAACATTATTCGTACTTGTTGGTTTCTTCCTCGCAGCGTTCATTATCTCGGCAAACCTTATATTTAGCAAAAGCCAAACTATTGGAATCCTTGCTGAACGATTCGCTCAGGGTGATTTCTCAAAGACGGTTGAAACCACAGGTTACAAGGAGATTGATCAGGTTCTTTCACATTTCGGAAATTTTATTGAAAAGCTCAAGATAGATATCAGGAATATTGTGCGATACACAAGTGATCTTTCTTCCATTTCTGAATCACTTTCTAACGTTAAAAGCAGCCTTACCGAAAGTCTCAAAATTCTGACCGAATCTGTCAATGAGTTGGAAATTAAGGTTGATGACGCGAACAAATCGTACGATGAGGTCCGACATGCGACCGCGCAGTTGGCTGAGAGTGCTTCGTCACTGGCTCAGAGTGTAGGTTCCATTGCCGAGCGGGCTGATGGGATTACAAACGAGTCCAGCCTTGGAATGAAGAAGATGGAAGAGTTTGGAAGCATGATCAGCGAGAGTACTAACAAACTTCAGGTAACCTCGAAGAGGGTAGAAAAACTCAACCAAGAGCTTCAGAAGGTTGAGGAAGTGGTGTCGGGAATTTCTTCTATAGCCGAGCAAACAAATCTTTTGGCCCTGAACGCGGCAATTGAAGCGGCAAGGGCTGGGGAAGCTGGTAGAGGTTTTGCGGTGGTTGCCGATGAAATTAGAAAACTGGCCGAGGAGAGCAAGGGTATTACTTTGAACATAATCAATACAATCAAAGGACTTGTCGACGAGATAAGAGCGACAGGAACTGAAATAGATTCTTCGGCACGTTTGATGGTAGAGGTTAATCAGATGGCTAAAACGGTACTCGAGACTTTCAAATCCATTTCCGTGAGCATTAGAGAAATTTCCCAGCACCTTCAGAATCTGGCAGCTTTGTCACAGGAGCAGAGTGCGTCGTCTGAGGAGATCAACTCTGAAGTAAACGTGTTCAAGAACCTGTTAGATTCCATCGACACCCTTGTGATGAATCTTGAAGAGATTATGGAAACCTTCAAAAGCTCCAGCAAAGAGTTTGAAAGTTTTGCTGAGAGGTTGACGATGATATCGGAGGAGTTTAAGAATCAGGTCCAAAAGTACAAATTCTAA